From one Humulus lupulus chromosome 8, drHumLupu1.1, whole genome shotgun sequence genomic stretch:
- the LOC133795472 gene encoding beta-galactosidase 11-like has translation MAFIKKLQYHSGTNFGRTSAVFTTTRYYDEAPLDEYGLQREPKWSHLRDLHKALNLCKKALLWGTPGVQRLGKHTEVRLYEKQGTSICAAFLTNNSTKGAHTVKFRGDIFYLPPRSISILPDCKNVVYNTQIIVSQHNARNYVRVKETKNLKWKMSPEPIPNVHQMNISNKIPNELYGMLKDTTDYGWYTTSIELSRHDLPMRPDILPVIRVASLGHALHSFVNGEYIGSAHGSHEEKGFVFQKAITLKPGTNHIALLGMTVGLPDSGAYMEHRYAGPRAVTILGLNTGTIDLTQNGWRHQVGLTGEMNHVFADKGTKKVEWTQVKEEGPALTWYKVYIETHFFGVILDNIDG, from the exons ATGGCTTTCATTAAAAAATTGCAGTACCATAGTGGGACTAATTTTGGTAGAACAAGTGCTGTTTTCACCACAACTAGATACTATGATGAAGCTCCTCTTGATGaatatg GTTTACAAAGGGAGCCTAAGTGGAGTCACCTAAGAGACTTACACAAGGCTTTGAATCTATGCAAGAAGGCTTTACTTTGGGGAACTCCTGGAGTCCAAAGGTTGGGCAAGCACACTGAG GTTCGGCTTTATGAGAAGCAAGGAACATCCATCTGTGCTGCTTTTTTAACCAACAACAGCACCAAAGGGGCACACACTGTGAAATTTAGGGGTGATATCTTTTACCTGCCACCAAGGTCCATAAGCATTCTTCCTGATTGCAAGAATGTGGTCTACAACACTCAAATT ATTGTATCACAACATAATGCAAGGAACTATGTCAGAGTGAAAGAAACCAAAAATCTTAAATGGAAGATGTCTCCAGAGCCCATTCCAAATGTCCATCAAATGAATATCAGTAACAAAATACCAAATGAGCTCTATGGCATGCTTAAAGATACCACAGACTATGGATGGTACACCACCAG CATTGAACTAAGTCGGCATGACTTGCCAATGAGGCCTGATATTCTACCTGTTATAAGAGTTGCAAGTCTTGGCCATGCACTGCATTCATTTGTTAATGGTGAATATATTG GATCTGCACATGGGAGTCATGAAGAGAAGGGATTTGTTTTCCAAAAAGCCATAACCTTAAAGCCCGGGACTAACCATATAGCATTGTTGGGCATGACAGTTGGACTCCCT GATAGTGGAGCCTACATGGAGCATAGATATGCAGGGCCCCGAGCTGTCACAATCCTTGGTTTGAACACTGGAACAATCGATCTGACACAAAATGGTTGGAGGCATCAG GTTGGTCTGACTGGAGAAATGAATCATGTGTTTGCTGACAAAGGAACAAAGAAGGTTGAGTGGACTCAAGTAAAAGAAGAAGGACCAGCTCTCACTTGGTACAAG